The DNA window CCGCCTGAAAATGGTTGGAAGCGCCGTTGCGTGGGGGCTAACGATTGCGGCGCTATGAAAAAAGGTGCAAGGCCGACTCGCATGCGACCCTGTCCCACACTGCGGTGTGTTCTGCGCAGGCGGGTCGACCCACTGGCACTTGGCATGCTCGCGTTGGCCACGCTGGCGGGCTGCAAAGAGGATGAGCCTCGCCGCGCCCCACCACCGCCACCTGTGGTCGCCAAGGCCGACGCCTGTGCCAGTGGAGGCGGGAAGATCTCCGATGCGGCCAGCGCGTCGCTCTTCCCACGCGCCGTCGGAGGGTTCTGTCTGGATCCCAACGGTGGCGAGAAGGTCTTCGGTGAAGGCGCATCGCTCCCGCTCGACGGGATCTGCGACATGTTCGACGGGGAGTGCGAGATCTACAAGGGTTTCAACGTGCGTCGTGTCGTCGAGGCACGTTACGTCGATGGAAGCGGGACGAGCGCGACCATCGAGGTGCACCTCTCCAAGTTCGCCACGACCGATGGGGCGTATGCGATGTTCACGAAGCGCGTCGTCGGGGATGGTGACCCTGCCGATGAAGCCACCCCGCGCGCGCTCGATGCAGGGGGCGCCGCGGCGCTCGGGCTGGGCAACTCGTACCTGTGGCGTGGGCTGTACCTGGCCGAGATCACCTACAGCGACGAGTCGGCTGCCGAGGCGGCGTTGAAAAGC is part of the Chondromyces crocatus genome and encodes:
- a CDS encoding DUF6599 family protein — translated: MLALATLAGCKEDEPRRAPPPPPVVAKADACASGGGKISDAASASLFPRAVGGFCLDPNGGEKVFGEGASLPLDGICDMFDGECEIYKGFNVRRVVEARYVDGSGTSATIEVHLSKFATTDGAYAMFTKRVVGDGDPADEATPRALDAGGAAALGLGNSYLWRGLYLAEITYSDESAAEAALKSASDKVLPLLVKDMGEKLPGETSLPAAAEALPKEHRLSLGIRYVSKDILGVTGLGGGAFGYYRDGAKRYRVLAVQRDDDDQAKDTLASFAKQPGASKEKGIEGGIVRLMHREGDSPATEWVLARKGKLLLGVGDESRVLLPGMTAEEHASISLSREEKTSRLRKALSGS